A section of the Armatimonadota bacterium genome encodes:
- a CDS encoding DUF1501 domain-containing protein: MSRPASRRSDDVLLGLTRREFFGRTARGFGGVALASLLSETAAGSLGPRTSDLGPQKGLAGVDHPAKAKRIIYLFQAGGPAQQDLFDDKPLLREKHGEALPDSIKRKQRLTAMTSNQSVLPLAGSPFKFAQHGQSGAWLSELLPQIGSVADECCFIRSMFTEAINHDPAITFFQTGSQIAGRPSFGSWMSYGLGSMNQDLPAFVVLASVNKGDQPLYARLWGSGFLDSRYEGVRFRSGGDPVLYLSNPDGICNSGRRAMLDRLSEINKHQFERELDPEIESRIAQYELAYRMQTSVPEVTDLSKEPQEVFDLYGPDAKKPGTFASNCLLARRLAQKGVRFIQLYHQGWDHHGGLKGGMAVQCRETDQPTAALIKDLKRLGMLDDTLIVWGGEFGRTSYSQGPLDPNAFGRDHHPRCFTVFLAGGGVKAGTTYGRTDAYGYNIADADGNPIEPTKDNFTEGAVHVHDLHATLLWLMGVDHKKLSFPYQGRDFRLTDVHGHVVEALLA; encoded by the coding sequence ATGAGCCGACCCGCTTCGCGCCGTTCTGACGATGTGCTCCTAGGCCTGACGCGCCGGGAGTTCTTCGGCAGGACGGCGCGGGGCTTTGGAGGCGTCGCCTTGGCGTCGCTCCTTTCGGAAACGGCTGCAGGGAGCCTCGGACCTCGGACCTCGGACCTTGGACCTCAGAAGGGCTTGGCCGGAGTCGATCATCCCGCCAAAGCCAAGCGCATCATCTATCTCTTTCAAGCGGGCGGGCCCGCCCAGCAAGACCTCTTCGACGACAAGCCGCTCCTACGCGAGAAACACGGCGAAGCCCTCCCGGACTCCATCAAGCGCAAGCAGCGCCTGACCGCCATGACCAGCAACCAGAGCGTGCTTCCGCTCGCCGGGTCGCCGTTCAAGTTCGCCCAGCACGGCCAGTCGGGCGCCTGGCTCAGCGAGCTTCTGCCGCAGATTGGCAGTGTGGCTGATGAGTGCTGCTTCATCCGCTCGATGTTCACCGAGGCGATCAACCACGACCCAGCGATCACCTTTTTCCAGACCGGCAGCCAGATTGCGGGGAGGCCGTCGTTTGGTTCATGGATGTCCTATGGCTTGGGCTCGATGAACCAGGACTTACCCGCGTTCGTCGTGCTCGCGAGCGTGAACAAGGGCGACCAGCCGCTCTATGCGCGGCTTTGGGGTAGCGGATTCTTGGATTCCCGGTACGAGGGCGTTCGCTTCCGCTCCGGCGGCGACCCGGTGCTGTATCTTTCCAATCCGGACGGCATCTGCAATTCCGGCCGTCGGGCCATGCTCGACCGCCTCAGCGAGATCAACAAGCACCAGTTCGAGCGCGAGCTGGACCCGGAAATCGAAAGCCGGATCGCGCAGTATGAGCTCGCCTACCGAATGCAGACCAGCGTGCCGGAGGTCACCGACCTGAGCAAGGAGCCGCAGGAGGTGTTCGACCTCTACGGCCCCGACGCGAAGAAGCCTGGGACGTTCGCCTCGAACTGTCTGCTGGCGCGGCGGCTGGCGCAGAAAGGCGTGCGCTTCATCCAGCTCTATCACCAAGGGTGGGACCACCACGGCGGCCTCAAGGGCGGCATGGCGGTGCAGTGCCGTGAGACTGACCAGCCGACTGCGGCGCTCATCAAGGATCTCAAGCGGCTGGGGATGCTTGACGACACGCTGATCGTTTGGGGCGGCGAGTTTGGGCGCACCAGCTACTCCCAAGGGCCCCTTGATCCGAACGCCTTCGGGCGCGACCACCACCCGCGCTGCTTTACGGTCTTTCTGGCGGGCGGAGGCGTGAAGGCGGGAACGACCTACGGGCGGACCGATGCCTACGGCTACAACATCGCCGACGCCGATGGCAACCCGATCGAGCCCACCAAGGACAACTTCACCGAGGGCGCGGTGCACGTCCACGACCTGCACGCCACGCTGCTATGGCTGATGGGCGTGGACCACAAGAAGCTGTCTTTCCCCTATCAGGGACGGGATTTCCGGCTCACCGACGTGCACGGGCACGTGGTGGAAGCCTTGTTGGCATAG
- a CDS encoding ribbon-helix-helix protein, CopG family yields the protein MTIALDDPTFEAMQRYAKARGISMNALIRESVRRTIEASDVTGLEETFRLAKELKSKSSGKRWTREEIYSGRRFDWPRSSSTRTS from the coding sequence ATGACGATCGCGTTGGACGATCCCACCTTCGAAGCGATGCAGCGCTACGCGAAGGCACGTGGCATTTCCATGAATGCGTTGATCAGAGAGTCGGTTCGAAGAACCATCGAGGCCTCGGATGTCACCGGACTAGAAGAGACATTTCGCTTGGCCAAGGAACTCAAGAGCAAGTCAAGTGGAAAACGCTGGACCCGTGAGGAGATCTACTCGGGACGGAGGTTCGATTGGCCAAGGTCTTCTTCGACACGAACATCCTGA
- a CDS encoding PIN domain-containing protein has translation MAKVFFDTNILIYSCDERDLGRQVVAQELLIKHGREGNGVISSQTLFEFFDVSIRKLKVHPVDAKRMAQGFLHFEMVEPSAEVIMGAMDLVALDSISTWDALILSSAIAGKCKTVYSEDMQHGRKLRGLTIINPFKDQATT, from the coding sequence TTGGCCAAGGTCTTCTTCGACACGAACATCCTGATTTACTCTTGCGACGAGCGAGATCTGGGCAGACAGGTTGTTGCTCAAGAGCTTCTGATCAAACACGGCAGAGAGGGAAACGGGGTGATCTCGTCTCAAACGCTGTTCGAGTTCTTCGACGTTTCTATTCGCAAGCTAAAAGTCCATCCAGTCGACGCCAAACGGATGGCACAAGGCTTCCTCCACTTCGAGATGGTTGAGCCCAGTGCCGAAGTGATCATGGGGGCCATGGACTTAGTCGCCCTAGACAGCATTTCAACGTGGGACGCCCTGATTCTGAGTTCGGCCATCGCCGGCAAGTGCAAGACCGTGTACTCGGAAGACATGCAGCACGGCCGGAAGCTGCGTGGATTGACGATTATCAACCCGTTCAAAGACCAGGCGACTACCTGA
- a CDS encoding tetratricopeptide repeat protein, which produces MPEETTPVVDAQSWRDLSGSRFPLKERGRFAEAHPESAEAWEFFAQGDIDAGQYEDTILHADKATQLDPLRARSWFWKSMARAMLGDIDGAASLLDEVPAAIAEAPDILAARAGILTVKGQFEEAETLLIRARAEAPERVAHWTALAYTQLAMGSPSANETLEEAAERFPEHSDVWCVKGRFAQKARDFVLAEEHGRFAVAAGPESSSAWSLLAQSQRALGKFDEAKISAQNALDINPNRTEAWSVLKAIAIERGDLMEARRCEERVKQCDKLLRFRPLVDRAIESMKRRRWRDASQSARQVLAEPEARLFFGVAYSVLLQVAKNQKNWAEVRAILAEMEGEGQKSAEWFEFCAELEIEEGHPEKALEIANEALLKHHPKGCFHAIRLIAAWKVQHQELDGFVSEAVSSGWQTPADGALIAVALDQIERKDEHVALVSKLKARFPEDQTVELLDAGRIASANPMEALARVKRLTRPEFAPVARLGKGLSCLGGTALLLGLLLLLPIVLVRAVWRAVTGQPPRRP; this is translated from the coding sequence ATGCCTGAAGAGACGACGCCTGTCGTCGATGCGCAAAGCTGGCGCGACCTGAGCGGCTCACGCTTTCCGCTCAAGGAAAGGGGACGCTTCGCCGAAGCCCACCCCGAATCGGCCGAGGCCTGGGAGTTCTTTGCGCAAGGCGACATCGACGCCGGACAATACGAAGACACGATCCTGCACGCCGACAAAGCAACACAACTTGACCCGCTCAGGGCACGCTCATGGTTCTGGAAATCGATGGCAAGGGCCATGCTGGGCGATATCGACGGAGCAGCAAGCCTTCTCGACGAGGTCCCAGCGGCAATCGCCGAGGCGCCCGACATCCTGGCTGCCCGGGCTGGCATCTTGACGGTCAAGGGCCAGTTCGAGGAGGCAGAGACCCTCCTGATCCGGGCTCGAGCAGAAGCCCCGGAGCGCGTCGCGCACTGGACCGCGCTGGCCTACACGCAGTTGGCGATGGGTTCCCCGAGCGCCAATGAAACGCTGGAGGAGGCCGCAGAGCGTTTTCCCGAGCACAGTGACGTTTGGTGCGTCAAGGGCCGATTTGCGCAGAAAGCCCGCGATTTCGTCCTGGCCGAAGAGCACGGCCGCTTCGCCGTCGCCGCGGGCCCGGAATCCTCTTCCGCATGGTCCCTTCTGGCGCAGTCTCAAAGGGCGCTGGGCAAGTTCGATGAAGCCAAGATCTCGGCGCAAAACGCGCTGGACATTAACCCGAATCGGACAGAAGCCTGGAGCGTGCTCAAAGCGATCGCCATCGAAAGGGGCGACCTGATGGAGGCGAGACGGTGTGAGGAGAGGGTGAAACAATGCGACAAGCTCCTGCGCTTCCGTCCCCTGGTCGATCGGGCCATCGAGAGTATGAAGAGGCGGCGTTGGCGCGATGCCTCCCAGTCGGCGCGCCAAGTCCTCGCTGAGCCTGAAGCCCGGCTCTTCTTTGGCGTCGCGTATTCGGTGCTTCTTCAGGTTGCAAAGAACCAGAAGAACTGGGCCGAGGTCCGAGCGATTCTCGCCGAAATGGAAGGTGAGGGACAGAAGTCCGCTGAGTGGTTCGAGTTCTGCGCCGAGCTCGAGATCGAAGAGGGGCACCCTGAGAAAGCCCTGGAGATCGCGAACGAGGCCCTTCTCAAACATCACCCCAAAGGTTGCTTCCATGCGATCCGACTCATCGCCGCCTGGAAAGTGCAACACCAGGAGCTGGACGGCTTTGTCTCGGAAGCCGTTTCGAGCGGGTGGCAGACACCCGCCGATGGAGCTTTGATCGCCGTGGCATTGGACCAAATCGAGCGAAAGGACGAGCACGTCGCCCTCGTATCGAAGCTGAAAGCACGGTTTCCTGAGGACCAGACGGTGGAGCTTCTCGACGCCGGCCGCATAGCCTCGGCGAACCCCATGGAAGCGCTGGCTCGCGTCAAGCGGCTCACACGGCCCGAGTTCGCGCCGGTTGCCCGACTCGGAAAGGGCCTTTCATGCCTTGGCGGCACGGCTCTCCTGCTCGGCCTGCTCCTGTTGCTGCCGATCGTTCTGGTGAGGGCCGTCTGGCGCGCCGTGACGGGACAGCCGCCGCGCAGGCCCTAG
- a CDS encoding serpin family protein: protein MCRTHLIAVGITVALVAGGWWAFGRKTPIRTAPPAEQLVKTGSLVQASNVFGFKVAGALYKEDPDRQNLLISPLGLSQCLGLLLEGSRGPERDEVKMALGLAGIADEDLGRRAHTLTDSVLSDPERPLALANAVFIARPGAVSRTFEEKIESDYAGKVFLSGDPTTATKDINDWTRDNTNGMIPSILDSVDPNMDVAFLNASHFEARWEIEFDPSKTNHSTFTTLAGKEVNVPIMFGRSFRAKCLKEEGLEGVLLNYKGGQFSMAAFLPPVGEDVLSLLPKLRAEGIEHVLKRFTPNKFSIGLPKFNFQSTLNLNATLQSLGIRSAYMRLDCSPIAPDLSSGRFLDDVRQAARIEVDESGTRASQTTLAKITKSGDALRFLFRRPFLYLIVHNPSGAVVFLGICGDPSQTGGYEPDRGP, encoded by the coding sequence ATGTGCCGCACACACCTGATTGCGGTTGGAATCACGGTTGCGCTCGTCGCTGGAGGCTGGTGGGCTTTCGGGCGCAAGACACCGATCCGTACGGCGCCACCAGCGGAGCAACTCGTCAAAACAGGATCTCTGGTTCAGGCCTCGAACGTTTTCGGTTTCAAGGTGGCGGGGGCCCTGTACAAGGAAGACCCAGACCGGCAGAACCTCTTGATCTCGCCCCTCGGACTTTCGCAGTGTCTCGGGTTACTCTTGGAAGGCTCACGGGGGCCGGAGAGGGACGAAGTCAAAATGGCGCTCGGGCTTGCAGGCATTGCGGATGAAGACCTCGGCAGGCGGGCTCACACCTTGACCGACTCGGTGCTCTCCGATCCGGAGCGTCCGTTGGCCCTGGCGAACGCTGTGTTCATCGCACGCCCGGGCGCCGTTTCTCGCACATTTGAGGAGAAGATCGAGTCGGACTATGCGGGAAAGGTGTTTCTCTCGGGCGATCCTACGACGGCCACGAAGGACATCAACGACTGGACCCGGGACAACACGAATGGCATGATCCCGAGCATCCTGGATTCGGTCGATCCTAACATGGATGTGGCCTTTCTGAACGCAAGCCACTTTGAGGCGCGATGGGAGATTGAGTTCGACCCCTCAAAGACTAACCACTCGACCTTCACGACCCTTGCCGGCAAGGAGGTCAACGTGCCGATCATGTTCGGCCGAAGCTTCCGTGCCAAGTGCCTGAAGGAAGAGGGGCTTGAGGGGGTTCTCCTCAACTACAAGGGCGGCCAGTTTTCGATGGCTGCCTTTCTGCCGCCTGTCGGTGAGGATGTCTTGTCGCTTCTTCCCAAACTCCGCGCAGAGGGCATCGAGCACGTGCTCAAGAGGTTCACCCCGAACAAGTTTAGCATCGGCTTGCCAAAGTTCAACTTCCAGAGCACTTTGAACCTGAATGCGACCCTCCAGTCGCTGGGCATTCGATCTGCCTACATGCGACTGGATTGCTCGCCAATCGCGCCGGACCTCTCGAGTGGGCGCTTCCTCGACGATGTCCGGCAGGCCGCCAGGATCGAGGTCGATGAATCAGGCACCCGCGCCTCTCAAACGACGCTGGCAAAGATTACGAAGTCAGGCGATGCCCTGCGCTTCCTGTTTCGCCGGCCGTTCCTCTACCTGATCGTTCACAACCCCTCTGGCGCCGTCGTGTTCCTCGGCATCTGCGGCGATCCGAGCCAGACGGGTGGGTACGAGCCTGATCGTGGACCGTGA
- a CDS encoding DUF1501 domain-containing protein — protein MDPREQALKEITRRYFLERSGASVIGSVGLAMMLNERLFASSMVSDRSDLSDMSDKSQGKRSDPFAPKAPHFTPKAKAVIFLNMTGAPSQPDLFDYKPALAKLDGQPIPESALAGLRLGPFTSTDRNTKLVFQSPWSFKQYGQSGMWISELLPHTAEIVDEVTFIRSMHTNEINHVPAQLLFSTGSPRQGRPTMGSWVTYGLGSECEDLPGFIVLTSGKSGRCGTTCWGSGFLPSVYQGVPFRSAGEPVLYLNNPPGVDADLRRQTLDAIKEINHGSLAGIGDPEIATRIEAYEMAYKMQTSVPGLMDISSESQATLEMYGAKPGEGSFSNNCLLARRLVERGVRFVQIDHGGWDHHGGGDQNLITGLPDRCKQVDQGGAALIKDLKARGMLDSTLVIWGGEFGRQPMSQNKPSKQDAGRDHLRSAFTIWMAGGGIKRGQIYGATDDFGISVADKPMHIHDLQATILHCLGIEHTRLTFKHQGREFRLTDVEGQVADGLLA, from the coding sequence ATGGACCCGCGCGAACAGGCCCTCAAAGAGATCACCCGACGTTACTTCCTGGAGCGGTCGGGCGCATCGGTCATCGGCAGCGTCGGGCTTGCGATGATGCTGAATGAGCGGCTGTTTGCTTCGAGCATGGTGTCGGACAGGTCTGACCTGTCCGACATGTCCGACAAGAGCCAAGGTAAACGAAGCGACCCCTTTGCCCCCAAAGCCCCCCACTTCACTCCCAAGGCCAAGGCCGTCATCTTCCTCAACATGACCGGCGCGCCCAGCCAGCCGGACCTTTTTGACTACAAGCCCGCTCTCGCCAAACTTGATGGCCAGCCGATCCCCGAATCGGCCTTGGCGGGCCTTCGCCTCGGACCGTTCACCAGCACCGACCGCAACACGAAGCTGGTCTTCCAGTCGCCCTGGAGCTTCAAGCAGTACGGCCAGAGCGGCATGTGGATCTCCGAGCTCCTGCCCCACACCGCCGAGATCGTGGACGAGGTCACGTTCATCCGTTCGATGCACACGAACGAGATCAACCACGTGCCCGCGCAGCTCCTTTTCAGCACCGGTTCTCCGCGCCAGGGCCGCCCGACGATGGGCTCGTGGGTCACCTACGGGCTGGGCTCCGAGTGTGAGGATCTACCCGGGTTCATCGTGCTCACCAGCGGCAAATCGGGGCGTTGCGGCACCACCTGCTGGGGCAGCGGCTTCCTGCCCAGCGTTTACCAAGGCGTTCCTTTCCGATCAGCGGGCGAGCCCGTACTCTATCTGAACAACCCTCCCGGCGTGGACGCCGACCTGCGCCGTCAGACCCTCGACGCAATCAAAGAGATCAACCACGGATCGCTTGCCGGGATTGGCGACCCCGAGATCGCGACGCGCATCGAGGCCTATGAGATGGCCTACAAAATGCAGACCAGCGTGCCGGGTTTGATGGACATCTCCAGCGAATCGCAGGCCACGCTCGAAATGTACGGCGCGAAGCCGGGCGAGGGCAGCTTCAGCAACAACTGCCTGCTCGCGCGGAGGCTGGTGGAGCGCGGCGTGCGGTTCGTGCAGATCGACCACGGCGGATGGGACCACCATGGCGGCGGCGACCAAAACCTGATCACGGGACTGCCGGACCGCTGCAAACAGGTGGACCAAGGTGGCGCGGCGCTCATCAAGGACCTGAAGGCGCGCGGAATGCTGGATAGCACGCTTGTTATCTGGGGTGGGGAGTTCGGGCGGCAGCCGATGAGCCAGAACAAGCCGAGCAAGCAGGATGCGGGGCGGGACCACCTGCGCAGCGCGTTCACGATCTGGATGGCGGGCGGCGGCATCAAGAGGGGCCAGATTTATGGCGCGACGGACGATTTCGGAATTTCGGTCGCCGACAAACCGATGCACATCCACGACCTGCAGGCGACGATCCTGCATTGTCTGGGGATCGAGCACACCCGCCTGACCTTCAAGCACCAAGGCCGCGAGTTCCGACTGACCGACGTCGAAGGCCAGGTGGCGGACGGGCTGTTGGCGTAG
- a CDS encoding glyoxalase/bleomycin resistance/dioxygenase family protein codes for MPGYSSVDLVAADLTSQAAFYESKLGLPVIREGDAIRIELGDTELTFHGQSEGPPATYHLAFDIPCNQIASALDWVQERTEVLATSGVKLHSFASWNAEAFYFKDPAGNILECIARHGLDNARPGEFDSAGLLYVSELGVPVLDVSAALTQLRAAGLPVYGSPAADFAAVGEAGALAIVVSDGREWFGSCGRKAEMHPANAVLRHGGPSTDVLHLGNTQLCLKPERSKHRG; via the coding sequence ATGCCCGGCTACTCCTCCGTCGATCTCGTTGCCGCCGACCTCACCTCGCAGGCAGCGTTCTATGAATCAAAGCTCGGACTGCCCGTCATTCGCGAAGGAGACGCGATCCGGATCGAGCTTGGCGACACCGAACTGACATTTCACGGTCAATCGGAGGGCCCGCCCGCTACCTATCACCTTGCTTTCGATATTCCGTGCAATCAGATAGCCTCTGCACTCGACTGGGTGCAAGAGCGAACGGAGGTGCTCGCCACCAGCGGTGTAAAGCTGCACTCCTTCGCATCCTGGAACGCGGAGGCGTTCTACTTCAAGGATCCGGCTGGCAACATCTTGGAGTGCATCGCTAGGCATGGCTTGGACAATGCGCGTCCAGGTGAGTTCGATTCCGCTGGGCTTCTGTATGTCAGCGAGCTCGGAGTCCCAGTTCTGGATGTCTCCGCCGCGCTCACCCAACTTAGAGCCGCGGGCCTGCCCGTCTATGGGTCGCCGGCAGCAGATTTCGCCGCCGTGGGGGAGGCAGGGGCCCTCGCAATCGTGGTTTCGGATGGGCGCGAGTGGTTCGGAAGCTGTGGCCGAAAGGCAGAGATGCATCCGGCAAATGCCGTGCTGCGGCATGGTGGACCCAGCACTGACGTGCTGCATTTGGGCAACACGCAGCTTTGTTTGAAGCCCGAACGCTCGAAACACAGAGGATAA
- a CDS encoding glycoside hydrolase family 97 protein, protein MNGPDSNSFIQTGSPDGRLKLTLHFPEPGESRSPEWSLSFDGKPLLEGCCLSLSVASRGDLLANAEVTRIQEFSHRETVPVLFGKCAKAVDAYRAVAIRMRSLDGGDIGLEFRCYDDAVAFRYEVFMLPGTKSIAVSSEETTFRPSGNPTAYAQYLQNFTTSHEVNHTVLPLKKLMGGRLLDTPLTLQRKDGICLSITEAALTRYAGMSLMRPVGDVDGDLVCRLSPRPDGNKVAGNLPLKTPWRVVLVGKNPGALLESNTLFCLNPPNAIGDTSWVKPGKMTWTWWNNYLFEHERGAPIFTTEVQKKHIDWCAKNGIDFHDVVADERDHPWYFNGQDGLFPAPNADVTRVRPELDLAAVSAYAKAKGVRLWTWVHQGALRGRGLDAVFARFAEMGWSGMMVDFFDRDDQDTVEFAERILRAAAKHRILIHFHGMYKPTGWQRTYPNLMNHEGSRNLEYMKWSDTCPPEHTLTVAFNRLVAGPMDYHLGGFRSVPRAEFKPQNVAPVLLGTRCFNLALYVCIDNPNPMVADYPMAYEGQKGFDFIQEVPTWWDETRVLKAEIGKLLVVARRKGPDWWIGGASAGKPRVVDVPLTFLTQRFYAITTWSDGTDAERNPNDLSASTVIVAGQKSLRIRCATDGGFVCRLRQH, encoded by the coding sequence ATGAATGGCCCAGACTCCAACAGTTTCATTCAGACAGGATCGCCCGATGGACGGCTCAAACTCACCCTCCACTTCCCCGAGCCGGGCGAAAGCCGATCTCCTGAGTGGTCGCTCTCCTTCGATGGCAAGCCGCTGCTTGAGGGATGCTGTCTGAGCCTCTCTGTTGCCTCGAGGGGCGACCTTCTGGCGAATGCCGAGGTCACCAGAATCCAGGAATTCTCCCACCGGGAGACGGTACCGGTGCTCTTCGGAAAGTGCGCGAAAGCCGTCGACGCCTACCGCGCGGTAGCCATCCGGATGCGTTCTCTCGACGGCGGCGACATCGGCCTCGAGTTTCGCTGTTACGACGATGCCGTCGCCTTCAGGTACGAGGTGTTCATGCTGCCGGGGACCAAGAGCATCGCCGTTTCCAGTGAAGAAACGACGTTCCGCCCATCCGGCAATCCGACAGCCTACGCCCAGTACCTTCAGAACTTCACGACCTCGCACGAGGTGAACCACACCGTTTTGCCGCTCAAAAAGCTGATGGGCGGCCGACTCCTGGACACTCCGCTCACCCTTCAGCGCAAAGACGGCATCTGCCTCTCGATTACCGAAGCCGCGCTAACTCGTTATGCGGGCATGTCGCTGATGCGGCCCGTCGGCGACGTGGACGGCGACCTCGTCTGCCGGCTCTCGCCGAGGCCCGATGGCAACAAGGTCGCCGGGAACCTCCCGCTCAAGACGCCATGGCGCGTCGTCCTCGTTGGCAAGAACCCAGGCGCCTTGCTCGAATCCAACACCCTTTTCTGCCTCAATCCTCCCAACGCCATCGGCGACACTTCCTGGGTCAAGCCAGGCAAGATGACCTGGACCTGGTGGAACAACTACCTCTTTGAGCACGAACGCGGCGCCCCGATCTTCACCACCGAGGTCCAGAAAAAGCACATCGACTGGTGCGCCAAGAACGGAATTGACTTTCACGATGTGGTGGCCGATGAGCGCGACCATCCTTGGTATTTCAACGGCCAAGACGGCCTCTTTCCCGCCCCTAATGCCGACGTCACGCGGGTTCGGCCCGAGCTGGACTTGGCCGCCGTGTCCGCCTATGCCAAGGCGAAGGGAGTGCGCCTCTGGACGTGGGTCCACCAGGGCGCGCTTCGGGGAAGGGGCCTCGACGCCGTATTTGCGAGGTTCGCCGAAATGGGGTGGAGCGGCATGATGGTGGACTTTTTCGACCGGGACGACCAGGACACGGTCGAGTTCGCAGAGCGGATCCTCCGGGCCGCTGCCAAGCATCGAATCCTCATCCATTTCCACGGCATGTACAAACCGACGGGTTGGCAGCGCACCTATCCGAACCTGATGAACCACGAAGGTTCGCGGAACCTCGAATACATGAAGTGGAGCGACACCTGCCCTCCGGAACACACGCTGACGGTGGCGTTCAATCGGCTGGTCGCCGGCCCGATGGATTACCACCTGGGAGGCTTTCGCTCGGTGCCGAGGGCGGAGTTCAAGCCGCAGAACGTGGCGCCAGTCCTCTTGGGTACGCGCTGCTTCAACCTGGCGCTTTACGTCTGCATCGACAACCCCAACCCGATGGTGGCCGACTATCCGATGGCCTACGAGGGGCAGAAGGGCTTCGACTTCATCCAGGAGGTCCCCACGTGGTGGGACGAAACGCGGGTGCTGAAGGCCGAGATCGGCAAGCTGTTGGTGGTGGCGAGGCGGAAGGGACCAGACTGGTGGATCGGCGGTGCTTCCGCCGGCAAGCCGCGTGTGGTGGACGTGCCTCTCACCTTCTTGACCCAGAGGTTCTATGCGATCACGACCTGGTCCGACGGGACCGATGCCGAGCGGAATCCAAACGATCTATCCGCGTCCACCGTGATCGTCGCCGGGCAGAAATCGCTTCGGATTCGGTGTGCGACCGACGGCGGCTTCGTGTGCCGCCTAAGGCAGCACTAG
- a CDS encoding Hsp20/alpha crystallin family protein, with protein MTRPIATLFPVRPFDRLALDVDRAFDALWGGSLAPGNVASVGLVPVDIYEKEGALHFVASVPGIKPEELEVTVENDVLSLKGAFSQAWESDEDAKVHRREMRSGSFTRSFQLPENLDLDSVDATFSHGIVTVKIPIKVEVKPEPKRIEVKTQLD; from the coding sequence ATGACCAGACCAATCGCAACGCTCTTTCCTGTTCGACCTTTCGACCGCCTTGCGCTCGACGTGGACCGCGCTTTCGACGCCCTGTGGGGCGGCAGCTTGGCCCCTGGCAACGTGGCTTCCGTCGGCCTCGTGCCGGTTGATATCTATGAGAAAGAGGGCGCGCTCCACTTCGTCGCCTCGGTTCCCGGCATCAAGCCCGAAGAGCTGGAGGTAACGGTCGAAAACGACGTGCTCTCGCTCAAAGGCGCCTTTTCGCAGGCTTGGGAATCCGACGAGGACGCCAAGGTTCATCGGCGCGAGATGCGCTCAGGTTCCTTTACTCGGTCTTTCCAGTTGCCGGAAAATCTGGACCTGGACAGCGTCGACGCAACCTTCTCGCATGGCATCGTGACGGTGAAGATCCCGATCAAGGTCGAGGTCAAGCCGGAACCCAAGCGAATCGAAGTCAAGACTCAACTCGACTAG